Proteins co-encoded in one Anabas testudineus chromosome 8, fAnaTes1.2, whole genome shotgun sequence genomic window:
- the LOC113161636 gene encoding leucine-rich repeat-containing protein 3-like, producing the protein MSHNASLLQHSSSVVDVSPHRMVLLLLLLLLILPLSNLVMTSSLSPVVHHSDRVSANKVCHHLEMPDGGMTVRCSGQRLTQVPVGLSNLTIHLHLDKNLLRYLPADSFSNLFLLTELDLSHNQLSLLEAGCFRGLASSLHFLDLSSNRLSTLDPAVLGDLGVLANLSHNPWHCDCKMQLSLPLLDLDPDSLAQVICQSSDIPNLGTVGIPVVLLVEDWDLCLSVRRTIDVVMLITMFLWFFMLFSYLFYYIHQNQEHARRHMEYLKSLQSRQV; encoded by the exons ATGTCCCACAACGCAAGCCTGCTGCagcattcttcttctgtggtggaCGTTTCACCACACAGGatggttcttcttcttcttcttcttcttctgatcCTCCCTTTGTCCAACCTGGTGATGACGTCATCACTGTCACCTGTGGTCCATCACAGCGACAGAGTCTCCGCCAACAAAGTCTGCCACCATCTGGAGATGCCGGACGGGGGAATGACGGTCCGCTGCAGTGGACAGAGACTGACGCAG GTACCTGTCGGCCTCTCCAATCTCACCATTCATCTGCATCTGGATAAAAACCTGCTGAGATATCTGCCAGCCGACTCTTTCTCTAATCTGTTTCTGCTCACCGAGCTCGACCTGTCCCACAACCAG ctcTCCTTACTGGAGGCCGGGTGTTTCCGGGGTTTGGCATCTTCCCTTCATTTCCTGGACCTGTCTTCCAATCGTCTGTCCACGTTGGACCCGGCAGTGCTCGGAGACCTGGGAGTTCTCGCCAACCTCTCGCACAACCCCTGGCACTGCGACTGCAAGATGCAG ctgTCGCTGCCTCTGTTGGATCTGGACCCAGACTCTCTGGCTCAGGTCATCTGTCAAAGTTCTGACATTCCAAACCTCG GAACTGTTGGGATACCGGTGGTCTTACTGGTGGAGGACTGggatctgtgtctgtctgtgaggaGAACCATCGACGTGGTGATGCTCATCACCATGTTCCTCTGGTTCTTCATGCTCTTCTCCTACCTGTTCTACTACATCCACCAGAACCAGGAGCACGCCCGTCGGCACATGGAGTACCTCAAGTCTCTGCAGAGCCGCCAGGTGTAG
- the psmd3 gene encoding 26S proteasome non-ATPase regulatory subunit 3, which translates to MKETAAKRRDKAGGRDSKAEKPKEPGPQPQDVEMPEEETANAVKQPKELDSLTLDDIKEHVKQIEKAVSGKEPRFVLRALRALPSTSRRLNTNVLHKAICGFFTNNANTRDFLLGFLEEPMEMAEGDVQFRPRTGKAASAPLLPEVEAYLQLLLVVHLTNNKRYTEAQKVSDDLLQKIGSKNRRALDLVAAKCYYYHARVYEFLNQFDTIRSFLHTRLRTATLRHDADGQAVLLNLLLRNYLHFNLYDQAEKLVSKSVFPELANNNEWARYLYYTGRIKAIQLEYSEARRTLTNALRKAPQHTAVGFKQTVHKLLIVVELLLGEIPDRLQFRQPSLKRSLMPYFLLTQAVRTGNLAKFNQVLEQFGEKFQTDGTYTLIIRLRHNVIKTGVRMINLSYSRISLADIAQKLQLDSPEDAEFIVAKAIRDGVIEASINHEKGFVQSKETMDIYGTREPQLAFHQRISFCLDIHNMSVKAMRFPPKAYNKDLESAEERREREQQDLEFAKEMAEDDDDSFP; encoded by the exons ATGAAGGAGACAGCGGCCAAGCGACGGGACAAAGCGGGAGGCCGGGACTCCAAAGCCGAGAAGCCGAAGGAGCCGGGCCCGCAGCCGCAGGATGTGGAGATGCCGGAGGAGGAGACGGCTAACGCGGTTAAACAGCCCAAGGAGCTGGACAGTCTCACCCTGGACG ACATTAAGGAGCACGTGAAACAGATAGAGAAGGCGGTGTCAGGAAAGGAGCCTCGGTTTGTTCTTCGTGCTCTGCGTGCATTACCATCCACTAGCCGCCGCCTCAACACCAATGTGCTGCATAAAGCCATATGCGGCTTCTTCACCAACAACGCCAACACCAGAGACTTCCTGCTGGGCTTCCTGGAGGAG CCGATGGAGATGGCTGAAGGAGATGTCCAGTTTCGTCCGAGGACAGGTAAAGCAGCGTCAGCTCCTCTGCTGCCAGAGGTGGAGGCttacctgcagctgctgctggtggttcACCTGACCAACAACAAGAGATACACGGAG GCTCAAAAAGTGTCAGACGACCTGCTACAGAAAATCGGATCTAAGAACCGCAGAGCTCTGGATCTGGTAGCTGCGAAGTGTTATTATTACCACGCCAGAGTGTACGAGTTCCTCAACCAGTTTGACACCATACGCAG CTTCCTCCACACTCGCCTCCGTACGGCGACTCTTCGTCACGACGCAGACGGTCAGGCCGTTCTTCTCAACCTGTTGCTGAGGAACTACCTGCACTTCAACCTGTACGACCAGGCTGAGAAGCTGGTGTCCAAATCGGTGTTTCCTGAACTGGCCAACAACAACGAGTGGGCCAGGTACCTCTACTACACAG GTCGCATTAAGGCGATTCAGCTGGAGTACTCGGAGGCTCGCAGGACTCTGACCAATGCTCTGAGGAAAGCTCCACAACACACAGCCGTGGGCTTCAAACAGACG gTCCATAAGCTGCTGATTGTGGTGGAATTGTTGTTGGGAGAGATTCCTGACAGACTTCAGTTCAGACAACCATCTCTCAAAAGATCACTGATGCCGTACTTTCTCCTGACACAGG CTGTGAGAACCGGTAACCTGGCCAAGTTTAACCAGGTGTTGGAGCAGTTTGGGGAGAAGTTTCAGACAGATGGGACGTACACGCTCATCATCCGCCTGAGACACAATGTCATCAAGACCG gtgtgcGTATGATCAACCTGTCATACTCTCGCATCTCTCTGGCCGACATTGCTCAGAAGCTGCAGCTCGACAGCCCAGAGGACGCAGAGTTCATCGTTGCCAAG GCAATTCGTGACGGAGTGATCGAGGCGAGCATCAACCACGAGAAAGGTTTCGTCCAATCAAAGGAGACAATGGATATCTATGGGACCAGAGAGCCTCAGCTGGCTTTTCACCAGAGAATCTCCTTCTGCTTGGACATTCACAACATGTCTGTCAAG GCCATGAGGTTTCCTCCTAAAGCTTACAACAAAGACCTGGAGTCAGCagag GAGCGTCGGGAACGTGAGCAGCAGGATCTGGAGTTCGCCAAAGAAATGGCTGAAGACGATGACGACAGCTTCCCATGA